A window of Epinephelus fuscoguttatus linkage group LG24, E.fuscoguttatus.final_Chr_v1 contains these coding sequences:
- the arhgap1 gene encoding rho GTPase-activating protein 1, whose protein sequence is MSSELLVDLGEDPATAQLGQLKLTTIEDQQWPADESTLSKSETDLSQRFDAGSPHLPWDHPFYDIARHQIIEVAGDDNFGRKVIVFNACRMPPQHQLDHHKLLMYLKGTLDQYVESDYTLIYFHHGLTSENKPSLSWLRDAYREFDRKYKKNIKALYIVHPTMFIKTLLILFKPIISFKFGRKINYVSYLSELEDVVKCEQLLIPARVKEYDNKLRASLKPSAQPPMSPPHSPPLPNQVFGVPLAILRQRSSEDDLVPVVMRDTIGFLSEQGLEIEGIFRRSANVTLVKDVQVRYNSGMTVDFREIEDVHLAAVILKTFLRELPEPLLTYQLYNDIVNFTSVSSDSQVEQMKMLLESLPEENYASLRYLITFLAQVSANSEVNKMTNSNLAVVFGPNLLWGRDAAMSLSAIGPINNFTRTLLDQQHLVFT, encoded by the exons ATGTCGTCAGAGCTGCTGGTAGATTTGGGCGAAGACCCCGCGACCGCACAGTTGGGACAACTGAAGCTGACCACTATAGAGGACCAGCAGTGGCCCGCCGATGAGTCGACTCTCAGCAAGTCGG AGACAGATCTCTCCCAGCGCTTTGATGCCGGCTCCCCCCACCTGCCCTGGGACCATCCTTTCTACGACATCGCCAGGCATCAGATCATTGAAGTGGCAG gtgaTGATAACTTCGGCAGGAAGGTGATAGTGTTCAATGCATGCAGGATGCCGCCACAGCACCAGCTGGACCACCACAAGCTGCTGAT GTATCTCAAAGGAACACTGGATCAGTACGTCGAAAGCGACTACACTCTGATCTATTTCCATCATGGGCTGACCAGTGAAAATAAACCGTCACTCAGCTGGCTACGAGACGCTTACAGAGAGTTTGACAGAAA GTATAAGAAGAACATCAAGGCTCTGTATATCGTCCATCCCACCATGTTCATCAAGACCCTGCTGATCCTCTTCAAACCAATCATCAG ttttaAGTTTGGCAGGAAGATCAACTATGTGAGCTATCTGAGTGAGCTGGAGGATGTGGTGAAGTGTGAgcagctgctcattcctgcccGCGTCAAAGA gtACGACAACAAGTTGAGAGCGTCTCTGAAACCGAGCGCCCAGCCTCCCATGTCTCCTCCTCACAGCCCTCCCCTCCCCAACCAGGTGTTTGGAGTGCCACTTGCAAT actcaGACAGAGGAGTTCAGAGGATGATCTAGTTCCCGTGGTGATGAGAGACACCATTGGCTTCCTCTCAGAGCAAG gtttgGAGATTGAAGGGATCTTCAGACGGTCTGCCAATGTGACTCTGGTAAAGGACGTCCAGGTCAGATACAACTCAG GTATGACAGTGGATTTCAGAGAGATAGAAGACGTCCACTTGGCTGCTGTGATTCTGAAGACGTTCCTGAGGGAGTTACCTGAGCCTCTGCTCACCTACCAGCTCTACAACGACATCGTCAACTTCACCT CTGTATCCAGTGACAGCCAGGTGGAGCAGATGAAGATGCTGCTGGAGTCGCTGCCAGAGGAAAACTATGCATCACTCCGATACCTCATCACATTCCTGGCACAG gtatCAGCCAACAGCGAAGTGAACAAGATGACCAACAGCAACCTGGCTGTGGTGTTTGGTCCTAACCTGCTCTGGGGGCGGGACGCCGCCATGTCACTCAGCGCCATCGGGCCAATCAACAACTTCACCAGAACCCTGCTGGACCAGCAGCATCTGGTCTTCAcctaa
- the LOC125885046 gene encoding RCC1 and BTB domain-containing protein 1-like produces MMDVSKWPLFSLLSTEELTTIRQACVFGTSANEAIYITHANEVFGFGLNSSSCLGTGDSLSTIVPKKLDFLRGKKVVSLSYGSGPHVLLATEDGQLFAWGHNGYSQLGNGTTNQGLSPLLVTSSPQNKKVKEVACGSHHSMALTQDGEVYAWGYNNCGQIGSGSTANQPYPRKVTGCLQGKTAIGIACGQTSSMALIENGEVYGWGYNGNGQLGIGNNGNQLTPCRLAALQGLCMQQIVAGYSHCLALTDEGLLYAWGANTYGQLGTGNKSNHLSPVQIMADKERIVEVAACHSTHTSAAKTQSGQVYMWGQCRGQSIVMPHLTHFTNTDDVFACFATPSVMWRLMSMEHDDFLTVAEALRKEFDSPETADLKFSVDGKCIHVHKAVLKIRCEHFRSMFRSQWTEDQQEVIEIGQFSYPVYRSFLQFLYTDTVDLPPEDAIGLLDLATSYCENRLKRLCQQIIKRGITVENAFTLLSAAIRYDAEDLELFCFRFCVNHLTQVTQTGAFWQVDGAMLKEFISRASRCGAFKN; encoded by the exons ATGATGGACGTCAGTAAGTGGCCGCTCTTCTCTCTGCTGAGCACGGAGGAGCTGACCACGATCCGACAGGCCTGTGTCTTTGGGACCTCTGCTAATGAAGCCATCTACATCACACACGCCAACGAG GTATTTGGGTTCGGGTTAAACAGCAGTAGCTGCCTCGGTACAGGAGACAGTCTGAGCACCATTGTGCCAAAGAAACTGGATTTCCTGCGTGGGAAGAAGGTAGTGAGCCTGAGCTATGGCAGTGGGCCTCACGTCCTATTGGCTACAGAGG ATGGCCAGCTGTTTGCTTGGGGGCACAATGGCTACAGTCAGCTGGGGAATGGGACCACCAACCAGGGACTGTCCCCGCTGCTGGTCACCTCCAGCCCACAGAACAAGAAAGTGAAAGAGGTGGCGTGTGGATCGCACCACTCCATGGCCCTCACTCAGGATGGAGAG GTCTATGCATGGGGTTATAATAACTGTGGCCAGATTGGCTCAGGCTCCACAGCCAACCAGCCCTACCCCAGGAAAGTCACTGGGTGCCTGCAGGGGAAAACCGCCATTGGCATCGCCTGTGGACAGACCTCCTCCATGGCTCTGATCGAAAATGGAGAG GTTTACGGCTGGGGCTACAACGGTAATGGGCAGCTGGGTATTGGAAACAATGGAAACCAGCTGACGCCTTGCCGCCTCGCTGCTCTCCAAGGACTCTGTATGCAGCAG ATTGTGGCGGGCTACAGCCACTGCCTGGCTCTGACAGATGAAGGGCTGCTGTACGCCTGGGGAGCAAACACCTACGGTCAGCTGGGGACCGGCAACAAGAGCAACCACCTCAGCCCTGTACAAATCATGGCTGACAAAGAGAG GATTGTAGAGGTCGCAGCATGTCATTCAACACACACCTCAGCAGCCAAGACCCAAAGTGGGCAG GTGTACATGTGGGGTCAGTGTCGGGGTCAGTCCATCGTCATGCCGCACCTCACACACTTCACCAACACTGACGACGTCTTCGCCTGCTTCGCCACGCCCTCTGTCATGTGGAGGCTCATGTCGATGG AGCATGATGACTTCCTGACTGTTGCGGAGGCTCTGAGGAAAGAGTTTGACAGTCCGGAAACAGCTGACCTCAAGTTCAGTGTCGACGGCAAGTGCATTCACGTTCACAAAGCTGTGCTGAAGATCAG GTGTGAGCATTTCCGTTCCATGTTCCGCTCCCAGTGGACGGAGGACCAGCAGGAGGTGATCGAGATCGGCCAGTTCTCCTACCCTGTCTACAGGTCCTTCCTGCAGTTCCTCTACACAGACACTGTCGACCTGCCGCCTGAGGACGCCATCG GCCTGTTGGACTTGGCCACCTCTTACTGTGAAAACCGCCTGAAACGTTTGTGTCAGCAGATCATCAAGAGAGGGATCACCGTGGAAAACGCCTTCACCCTGCTGTCTGCCGCCATACGATATGACGCAGAG GACCTGGAGTTGTTCTGTTTTCGGTTTTGTGTAAACCATCTGACTCAGGTGACTCAGACCGGAGCCTTCTGGCAGGTGGACGGCGCGATGCTCAAGGAGTTTATCAGCCGAGCGAGCCGCTGCGGAGCCTTCAAGAACTGA